In Janthinobacterium sp. J1-1, a single genomic region encodes these proteins:
- the ilvA gene encoding threonine ammonia-lyase, biosynthetic, which yields MNIDYLKKILTARVYDVASETPLELAPALSQRLDNQIYFKREDMQSVFSFKIRGAYNKMAQLSETQRKRGVICASAGNHAQGVALSAARMGCRAVIVMPTTTPQVKVEAVKGRGGMQVEVVLHGESYTDAYNHALTLEQEQKLTFVHPFDDPDVIAGQGTIGMEILRQHSGPIHAIFAPIGGGGLIAGIAAYVKQIRPDIRIIGVQSVDSNAMARSLKAGERVTLSDVGLFADGTAVRLAGEETFRLVQAYVDEIITVDTDAICAAIKDVFTDTRSILEPSGALAIAGAKAYVERASLTKHPIVNQTLVTIASGANMNFDRLRFVAERAELGEFREAVFAVTMREQRGSFKRFCSLIGARNVTEFNYRISDEKDAHVFVGIQIADRHESGAMAKRFEEHDFRTLDLTHDELAKSHIRHLVGGKSRLAQDELLYRFEFPERPGALMRFLDSMAPNWNISLCHYRSQGGDVGRILIGLQVPPDEMGEFARFLDTLGYRYWDETSNPVYKLFLG from the coding sequence ATGAACATCGACTACCTCAAGAAAATCCTGACCGCGCGCGTCTATGACGTTGCCTCCGAAACGCCGCTGGAACTGGCGCCTGCCCTGTCGCAGCGCCTCGACAACCAGATTTACTTCAAGCGCGAGGACATGCAAAGCGTGTTCAGTTTCAAGATTCGCGGCGCCTACAACAAGATGGCGCAGCTGAGCGAAACCCAGCGCAAGCGCGGCGTGATTTGCGCCTCGGCCGGCAACCATGCCCAGGGCGTGGCCCTGTCGGCCGCCCGCATGGGCTGCCGCGCCGTGATCGTCATGCCGACCACTACGCCGCAGGTCAAGGTCGAGGCCGTCAAGGGACGCGGCGGCATGCAGGTGGAAGTGGTGCTGCACGGCGAGTCGTACACGGATGCCTACAACCATGCGCTGACGCTGGAGCAGGAACAAAAGCTCACCTTCGTGCACCCGTTCGACGATCCCGACGTGATCGCCGGCCAGGGCACCATCGGCATGGAAATCCTGCGCCAGCATTCGGGCCCCATCCACGCCATCTTCGCCCCCATCGGCGGTGGCGGCCTGATCGCGGGCATTGCCGCCTACGTGAAGCAGATCCGCCCCGACATTCGCATCATCGGCGTGCAGAGCGTCGATTCGAACGCCATGGCCCGCTCGCTGAAAGCGGGCGAGCGCGTGACCCTGAGCGACGTGGGCCTGTTTGCCGACGGCACGGCCGTGCGCCTGGCCGGCGAGGAAACCTTCCGCCTGGTGCAGGCCTATGTCGATGAAATCATCACCGTCGACACGGACGCCATCTGCGCCGCCATCAAGGATGTGTTTACGGATACGCGCTCGATCCTGGAGCCGTCCGGCGCGCTGGCCATTGCCGGCGCCAAGGCCTATGTGGAACGGGCCAGCCTGACCAAGCACCCGATCGTCAACCAGACCCTGGTGACGATCGCCAGCGGCGCCAACATGAATTTCGACCGCCTGCGGTTCGTGGCCGAACGGGCCGAACTGGGCGAGTTCCGCGAAGCCGTGTTCGCTGTCACCATGCGCGAACAGCGCGGCAGCTTCAAGCGCTTCTGCTCGCTGATCGGCGCGCGCAACGTGACCGAATTCAATTACCGCATCAGCGACGAAAAAGACGCTCACGTGTTTGTCGGCATCCAGATCGCCGACCGCCATGAATCGGGTGCGATGGCCAAGCGCTTCGAAGAGCACGACTTCCGCACCCTCGACCTGACCCACGACGAGCTGGCCAAGTCGCATATCCGCCACCTGGTGGGCGGCAAGAGCCGGCTGGCGCAGGACGAGCTGCTGTACCGCTTCGAATTCCCCGAGCGCCCGGGCGCGCTGATGCGCTTCCTCGACAGCATGGCGCCGAACTGGAATATTTCGCTGTGCCATTACCGCAGCCAGGGCGGCGACGTGGGCCGCATCCTGATCGGCCTGCAGGTACCGCCCGACGAGATGGGTGAATTTGCGCGCTTCCTCGATACGCTGGGGTACCGGTATTGGGATGAGACCAGTAATCCGGTCTATAAACTGTTTTTGGGATAG
- a CDS encoding PTS sugar transporter subunit IIA yields the protein MTNLSKILSLENVLLDLEVSSKKRAFEQAGLIFENNYGIARSTVSDNLFARERLGSTGLGHGVAVPHGRIKGTKTLKAPLGAFVRLAEPIPFESPDGKPVSLLFFLLIPDHVTQQHLEILSEIAEMFSDDAFRTALATDPEPKSVHSRIVNWQPSLQAAG from the coding sequence ATGACTAATCTTAGCAAAATATTATCCCTCGAAAACGTCCTCCTGGACCTGGAAGTCTCCAGCAAAAAGCGCGCTTTCGAGCAAGCCGGCCTGATCTTCGAAAACAACTACGGCATCGCCCGCTCTACCGTATCGGACAATCTGTTTGCCCGTGAACGCCTGGGCTCGACCGGCCTCGGCCATGGCGTCGCCGTGCCGCATGGCCGCATCAAGGGCACCAAGACCTTGAAAGCGCCGCTGGGCGCCTTCGTGCGCCTGGCCGAACCGATCCCGTTCGAGTCGCCGGACGGCAAGCCGGTCAGCCTGCTGTTTTTCCTGCTGATCCCCGACCATGTGACCCAGCAACACCTGGAAATCCTGTCGGAAATCGCCGAAATGTTTTCCGACGACGCCTTCCGCACGGCGCTGGCCACCGATCCGGAACCGAAATCCGTGCATTCGCGCATCGTCAATTGGCAACCCAGTCTGCAAGCGGCGGGTTAA
- the hpf gene encoding ribosome hibernation-promoting factor, HPF/YfiA family has product MNLTISGHHLEVTPAIREYVQTKLERVKRHFDHVIDIAVILTVDNLKEKEKRQKAEVNLRLSGKTVYVESLAQDLYAAIDSLIDKLDRQVMKYKTKVQGHGKEAIKHLPDNTPEEAAAV; this is encoded by the coding sequence ATGAATCTCACCATCAGCGGACATCATCTCGAAGTGACACCAGCCATCCGTGAATACGTACAAACCAAACTGGAGCGCGTGAAACGCCATTTCGATCACGTTATCGATATTGCCGTGATTCTGACCGTCGACAACCTCAAAGAGAAAGAAAAACGCCAGAAGGCCGAAGTGAATCTGCGACTGAGCGGCAAGACCGTCTACGTGGAAAGCCTGGCGCAAGACCTGTATGCCGCGATCGACAGCCTGATCGACAAGCTGGACCGGCAAGTGATGAAGTACAAAACCAAAGTGCAAGGGCACGGTAAAGAGGCGATCAAGCATCTGCCAGACAACACTCCTGAAGAAGCCGCCGCCGTCTAG
- the hprK gene encoding HPr(Ser) kinase/phosphatase, whose product MLQTPLTIQRLYDDNRESLQLGWFAGFPGGERLISGDVSSAADQVGHLNLIHPGRIQVFGHQEINYYQRLKVNTRTHVIGELIAGGPPALIIAQGLETPPDILAICDEQNIPLFSTPLPAAQVIDFLRVYLSKKLAQRIIMHGVFMDVLGVGVLITGDSGLGKSELGLELISRSHGLVADDAVEFSRIAPNMIEGRCPPLLQNLLEVRGLGLLDIKAIFGETAVRRKMRLKLIVHLVRRNALEEEVERLPFLFPTEDVLGLPVRKVVIPVAAGRNIAVLLEAAVRNTILQLRGIDTLQEFMERQRLAMSGD is encoded by the coding sequence ATGTTGCAAACGCCGCTGACGATACAACGCCTGTACGACGACAATCGCGAAAGTCTGCAACTGGGCTGGTTCGCCGGCTTTCCCGGCGGCGAGCGCCTGATCTCGGGCGACGTCTCGTCGGCCGCCGACCAAGTCGGCCACTTGAACCTGATCCACCCGGGCCGCATCCAGGTATTTGGCCACCAGGAAATCAATTACTACCAGCGCCTGAAGGTCAATACACGTACCCACGTGATCGGCGAACTGATCGCCGGCGGCCCGCCCGCGCTGATCATCGCGCAAGGCCTGGAAACGCCGCCCGACATCCTCGCCATCTGCGACGAGCAGAATATCCCGCTGTTTTCCACTCCGCTGCCGGCCGCGCAAGTGATCGACTTCCTGCGCGTCTACCTGTCGAAAAAGCTGGCACAGCGCATCATCATGCACGGCGTATTCATGGACGTGTTGGGCGTGGGCGTACTGATCACGGGCGACTCGGGCCTGGGCAAGAGCGAGCTGGGGCTCGAACTCATTTCACGCAGCCACGGCCTGGTGGCCGACGACGCCGTCGAGTTCTCGCGCATCGCCCCCAACATGATCGAAGGCCGCTGCCCGCCGCTGCTGCAGAACCTGCTCGAAGTGCGCGGCCTGGGCCTGCTCGACATCAAGGCCATCTTTGGCGAGACGGCCGTGCGCCGCAAGATGCGTTTGAAACTGATCGTGCATCTGGTGCGCCGCAACGCGCTGGAAGAGGAAGTCGAGCGCCTGCCTTTCCTGTTCCCCACCGAAGACGTGCTGGGCCTGCCCGTGCGCAAGGTCGTCATCCCCGTCGCCGCCGGCCGCAATATCGCCGTGCTGCTGGAAGCGGCCGTGCGCAATACCATCTTGCAGCTGAGGGGGATCGATACCTTGCAGGAGTTCATGGAGCGGCAACGATTGGCAATGAGCGGAGACTAG
- the queF gene encoding NADPH-dependent 7-cyano-7-deazaguanine reductase QueF (Catalyzes the NADPH-dependent reduction of 7-cyano-7-deazaguanine (preQ0) to 7-aminomethyl-7-deazaguanine (preQ1) in queuosine biosynthesis), with product MTTTIDLAELSPLGKSSAYRSDYAPELLFPIPRQGKRDELELRGTLPFFGLDIWNAYELSWLNLRGKPQVAVAKVSAPADSPNIIESKSFKLYLNSFNQTKLDSPQALLALLKQDLSNGFGAPVQVELTLQEDFGKLKMGEFDGVLLDRLDLEITDYTPSPQLLKAALDEAPVEEKLVSHLLKSNCLVTGQPDWGSVQIEYAGPQIDQESLLRYLIGFREHNEFHEQCVERIFVDILRQCKPQKLSVYARYTRRGGLDINPWRSNFSTGKLPGNLRNARQ from the coding sequence ATGACCACCACCATTGATCTCGCCGAACTGTCTCCCCTGGGCAAAAGCTCGGCCTACCGCAGCGATTACGCGCCGGAACTGCTGTTTCCGATTCCGCGCCAGGGCAAGCGCGACGAGCTGGAACTGCGCGGCACCCTGCCCTTCTTTGGCCTCGATATCTGGAACGCCTACGAATTGTCGTGGCTGAACCTGCGCGGCAAGCCGCAAGTGGCCGTGGCCAAGGTCAGCGCGCCGGCCGACTCGCCCAATATCATCGAATCGAAATCGTTCAAGCTGTACCTGAACTCGTTCAACCAGACCAAACTGGACAGCCCGCAAGCGCTGCTGGCCCTGCTGAAACAGGATCTGTCGAACGGCTTCGGCGCGCCGGTGCAGGTGGAACTGACCTTGCAGGAAGACTTCGGCAAGCTGAAGATGGGCGAATTCGACGGCGTGCTGCTGGACCGCCTGGACCTGGAAATCACCGACTACACGCCCTCGCCGCAACTGTTGAAAGCGGCGCTGGACGAGGCGCCGGTGGAAGAAAAACTGGTGTCGCACCTGCTCAAATCGAATTGCCTGGTGACCGGCCAGCCGGACTGGGGCAGCGTGCAGATCGAGTATGCGGGACCGCAGATCGACCAGGAAAGCCTGCTGCGCTACCTGATCGGTTTCCGCGAACACAATGAATTCCATGAACAATGCGTCGAGCGCATCTTTGTCGACATCTTGCGCCAGTGCAAGCCGCAAAAATTGTCGGTCTACGCGCGCTACACGCGCCGCGGCGGGCTGGACATCAACCCCTGGCGCAGCAACTTCAGCACCGGCAAGCTGCCCGGCAATCTGCGCAACGCACGCCAATAA
- the lptA gene encoding lipopolysaccharide transport periplasmic protein LptA, whose product MKKILLLSLFSLAVMGSAHAEKADSDKEAVITAQRGQVDDIKQTRTLTGDVVLVKGTLTMKAGRALITEDPQGYQFITFWGEAGKLATFRQKRDGEGDLWVEGEAERVEYNNKTEVVKLFSKAKLTRLQGVKPTDVANGAFISYDSRNELFNMENSDSGTSSPGAGSVRMVIQPKNKPAAEKAPAAPAPGKK is encoded by the coding sequence ATGAAAAAAATCTTGCTGTTGAGCTTGTTTTCCCTGGCCGTGATGGGCAGCGCCCATGCCGAAAAGGCCGACTCGGACAAGGAAGCCGTCATCACCGCCCAGCGCGGCCAGGTCGATGACATCAAGCAGACCCGCACCCTGACCGGCGACGTGGTGCTGGTGAAGGGCACCCTGACCATGAAGGCGGGGCGGGCCCTGATCACCGAAGATCCGCAGGGCTACCAGTTCATCACTTTCTGGGGCGAGGCGGGCAAGCTGGCCACCTTTCGCCAGAAGCGCGACGGCGAAGGCGACCTGTGGGTGGAAGGCGAAGCGGAACGGGTGGAATACAACAACAAGACGGAAGTCGTGAAACTGTTTTCCAAGGCCAAGCTGACGCGCCTGCAAGGCGTCAAGCCGACCGACGTGGCCAACGGCGCCTTCATTTCGTATGACAGCCGCAATGAATTATTCAATATGGAAAACAGCGACAGCGGCACCAGTTCCCCCGGCGCCGGCAGCGTGCGCATGGTGATCCAGCCGAAGAACAAGCCGGCGGCGGAGAAAGCCCCCGCCGCGCCTGCGCCAGGGAAGAAATAA
- a CDS encoding RNA polymerase factor sigma-54, which produces MKQSLQLRTSQHLALTPQLQQSIRLLQLSTLELHQELEQLLTDNPLLERLDDPLDRSLRLLSDGALSSTAAPGEAPPAPPGQEAPAPAAEAESFDGDGGESTAASEGGDSDWNEASRGKAPDDEDSRPQLEAHHCTLREHLMEQMRVTVLELRDRALVELIIDALDDNGYLEEPLDDILARLPEELEVDADELRTALSLLQSFDPAGVGARNASECLALQIKRLPQVALVTRRMALNIVEKHLTWFAQRDFNKLKKALDCDDEDLREAQTVIRLCNPHPGAVFASDVSDYVVPDVVVKRARNGWQVSLNNDVMPRLRVNAMYANLLKQGKGEGGMGAQLQEAKWLIKNMRQRFDTILRVAQAIVERQKDFFSHGAVAMRPLVLREIADTLGLHESTISRVTTQKYMLTPHGMFELKYFFGSHVATEAGGEASSTAIRALIVQLTGAENPKNPLSDSKIADMLGEQGMVIARRTVAKYREALKIPPVSLRKSL; this is translated from the coding sequence ATGAAACAATCCCTGCAACTGCGCACCTCGCAGCACCTGGCACTGACGCCGCAATTACAGCAATCGATACGCCTGCTGCAACTGTCCACGCTGGAATTGCACCAGGAGCTGGAGCAATTGCTGACCGATAATCCCTTGCTGGAACGGCTCGACGATCCGCTCGACCGCTCGCTGCGCCTGCTGTCCGATGGCGCCCTGAGTTCGACCGCCGCCCCCGGCGAAGCGCCACCGGCGCCGCCGGGCCAGGAAGCGCCGGCGCCAGCCGCCGAAGCGGAGTCGTTTGACGGCGATGGCGGCGAGAGCACGGCCGCGTCCGAGGGCGGCGACAGCGACTGGAACGAGGCCAGCCGCGGCAAGGCGCCCGATGACGAGGATTCCCGTCCGCAACTGGAGGCCCATCACTGCACCTTGCGCGAACACCTGATGGAACAGATGCGCGTGACCGTGCTGGAGCTGCGCGACCGCGCGCTGGTGGAATTGATCATCGATGCGCTCGACGACAATGGCTACCTGGAAGAGCCGCTCGACGATATCCTGGCGCGCCTGCCGGAAGAACTGGAAGTCGATGCGGATGAGCTGCGCACGGCGCTGTCGCTGCTGCAAAGTTTCGACCCTGCCGGCGTGGGTGCGCGCAATGCGTCCGAATGCCTGGCGCTGCAGATCAAACGCTTGCCGCAGGTGGCGCTGGTGACGCGGCGCATGGCCTTGAACATCGTCGAGAAACACCTGACCTGGTTCGCCCAGCGCGACTTCAACAAGCTCAAGAAAGCCCTCGACTGCGACGATGAAGACTTGCGCGAAGCACAGACCGTGATTCGCTTGTGCAACCCGCATCCGGGCGCCGTGTTCGCTTCCGACGTGTCCGATTACGTGGTGCCGGACGTGGTGGTCAAGCGGGCCCGCAATGGCTGGCAGGTATCGCTCAACAATGACGTCATGCCGCGCCTGCGCGTGAACGCCATGTACGCCAACCTGCTCAAGCAGGGCAAGGGCGAAGGCGGCATGGGTGCGCAGTTGCAGGAAGCCAAGTGGCTGATCAAGAACATGCGCCAGCGCTTCGACACCATCCTGCGCGTGGCGCAGGCGATCGTGGAACGGCAAAAGGATTTTTTCTCGCACGGCGCAGTTGCCATGCGGCCACTTGTGCTTCGCGAAATAGCTGATACACTGGGTTTACACGAGAGTACTATCTCGCGGGTAACAACCCAAAAGTACATGCTGACCCCGCATGGAATGTTTGAGTTGAAGTATTTCTTTGGCAGCCACGTCGCCACCGAAGCAGGAGGGGAGGCGTCATCGACGGCGATACGGGCCTTGATCGTGCAATTGACAGGAGCAGAGAACCCTAAAAATCCTTTATCCGACAGTAAGATTGCGGACATGCTGGGGGAACAAGGCATGGTGATTGCGCGACGTACTGTTGCCAAATACCGGGAAGCGTTGAAAATTCCGCCAGTGAGTCTGCGTAAGTCTTTGTAG
- the lptC gene encoding LPS export ABC transporter periplasmic protein LptC produces MRKPEGAHRWRMIFTVLGAVAVALGSFWLLEVMNKSSQDVSAGKKLDEPDYFVTNFSLVRMDLQGKPSYIVSGAKLTHYPADDSSDIDQPFVRKISPGVPPLNMTAELAHIDQGNTRLQLSRNVVIDRVAGPRTQNMTLKTEALTIFPDEERMESAVPVDLLSGRSHVTGVGLKANNASSVVEVPNSVRIVIPPRKAVPAK; encoded by the coding sequence ATGCGTAAGCCAGAAGGCGCCCATCGCTGGCGCATGATTTTTACCGTGTTGGGCGCTGTCGCGGTGGCGCTGGGCAGCTTCTGGCTGCTTGAAGTGATGAACAAGAGCAGCCAGGATGTCAGTGCCGGCAAGAAATTGGACGAGCCCGATTATTTCGTCACCAATTTCAGCCTGGTGCGCATGGACCTGCAGGGCAAACCGAGCTATATCGTCTCCGGCGCCAAGCTCACGCATTACCCGGCCGACGACTCCTCCGATATCGACCAGCCTTTCGTGCGCAAGATCAGCCCGGGCGTGCCGCCCCTGAACATGACGGCCGAGCTGGCCCATATCGACCAGGGCAATACGCGGCTGCAATTGTCGCGCAATGTCGTGATCGACCGCGTGGCCGGTCCCAGGACACAGAACATGACGCTGAAAACCGAGGCGCTGACGATCTTTCCCGATGAAGAACGGATGGAGTCGGCCGTGCCGGTCGATCTGCTGTCGGGGCGTTCGCACGTGACCGGCGTGGGCCTGAAGGCCAACAATGCCTCCAGCGTGGTGGAAGTGCCGAACTCGGTGCGCATCGTGATTCCGCCGCGCAAAGCCGTGCCGGCCAAATAA
- the rapZ gene encoding RNase adapter RapZ yields the protein MHIILLTGISGSGKSVALKVLEDTGYYCVDNLPPALLPSLVQTLLDEGTSRLGVAVDARSAESLANLPHNVSLLRAQGHDVKVLFLTATTHSLVARFSETRRSHPLSHELLPGENPASRRTLIECISEERERLSAIQQLGHVIDTSELSANKLRAWVKDIVASERAPLTLFFESFAFKLGVPLDADFVFDVRALPNPYYDLALRPLDGRDAPVIAFLDAQPSALELFADIRDFVEKWLPSFKSDNRSYLTVALGCTGGQHRSVYMAEHLAQYFADRERVVLRHRERN from the coding sequence ATGCACATCATTCTACTTACCGGCATCTCCGGCTCCGGCAAATCTGTCGCACTCAAGGTGCTGGAAGATACCGGTTATTACTGTGTCGACAATCTGCCGCCTGCCTTGTTGCCAAGCCTGGTGCAGACCTTGCTCGACGAAGGAACCAGCAGGCTCGGTGTCGCGGTCGACGCACGCAGTGCCGAATCGCTGGCCAACCTGCCACACAATGTGTCACTGCTGCGTGCGCAGGGGCATGATGTCAAGGTGCTGTTTCTGACCGCCACCACGCACTCGCTGGTGGCGCGCTTTTCGGAAACGCGGCGCAGCCATCCTTTGTCGCATGAGTTGCTTCCAGGTGAGAATCCGGCCAGCCGCCGCACGCTGATCGAATGCATTTCGGAGGAGCGCGAGCGGCTGTCGGCGATCCAGCAACTGGGCCATGTGATCGATACTTCGGAACTGAGCGCCAACAAGCTGCGCGCCTGGGTCAAGGATATCGTCGCCTCCGAACGCGCGCCGCTGACCCTGTTCTTCGAGTCGTTCGCCTTCAAGCTGGGCGTGCCGCTGGATGCCGATTTCGTGTTCGACGTGCGGGCCCTGCCCAATCCGTATTACGACCTGGCGTTGCGGCCGCTCGATGGCCGCGATGCGCCCGTGATCGCTTTTCTGGACGCCCAGCCCAGCGCGCTGGAACTGTTTGCGGATATCCGCGATTTCGTGGAAAAGTGGCTGCCGTCGTTCAAGTCCGACAACCGCAGCTATCTGACGGTCGCACTCGGCTGCACGGGTGGCCAGCACCGTTCGGTGTATATGGCGGAACACCTGGCGCAGTATTTTGCCGACCGCGAACGGGTCGTGCTGCGCCACCGCGAGCGTAACTGA
- a CDS encoding YqaA family protein gives MIESAITWLLQLIAAPEVGLTSVFLISFISATLLPLGSEPAVFAVIKANPALFWPTIAVATVGNTLGGAVDYWMGYRAKQAFAKERDTRWFRWLARYGAKTMLLAWLPGVGDPLCTLAGWLKLPFWPSVAYMAVGKCARYLTMTTLLLYVPDGVWHRIGQMLS, from the coding sequence ATGATCGAATCCGCAATCACCTGGCTGCTGCAACTGATAGCGGCGCCGGAGGTCGGGCTGACATCGGTCTTTCTGATCAGCTTTATTTCAGCGACCTTGCTGCCGCTCGGCTCCGAGCCGGCCGTGTTCGCCGTCATCAAGGCCAACCCCGCCCTGTTCTGGCCCACCATCGCGGTGGCCACCGTCGGCAATACCCTGGGCGGCGCCGTCGACTACTGGATGGGCTACCGCGCCAAGCAGGCGTTCGCCAAGGAACGCGACACGCGCTGGTTCCGCTGGCTGGCCCGCTACGGCGCCAAGACCATGCTGCTGGCCTGGCTGCCGGGCGTGGGCGATCCGCTGTGCACCCTGGCCGGCTGGCTGAAATTGCCGTTCTGGCCCAGCGTGGCCTATATGGCGGTCGGCAAGTGCGCGCGCTACCTGACCATGACCACTTTGCTGCTGTATGTGCCCGATGGCGTATGGCACCGGATTGGACAGATGCTGTCCTGA
- the lptB gene encoding LPS export ABC transporter ATP-binding protein, which yields MDNNVRCGSTLIVRGLQKTYGKRQVVHDVSLQVECGEVVGLLGPNGAGKTTSFYMIVGLVPSDGGTIDISGVDISSLPIHRRAQMGLSYLPQEASVFRKLTVEDNIRAVLEIQTVDGRPLKKAEIEERLDKLLADLQIEKLRENQALSLSGGERRRVEIARALATDPRFVLLDEPFAGVDPIAVIEIQRIVRFLKERNIGVLITDHNVRETLGICDRAYIINQGSVLASGRPDDIIANESVRRVYLGEHFRM from the coding sequence ATGGACAATAATGTACGTTGCGGCAGCACCCTGATCGTGCGGGGGCTGCAGAAAACCTATGGCAAGCGGCAAGTCGTGCATGATGTGTCGCTGCAAGTCGAATGCGGCGAAGTGGTGGGCCTGCTGGGTCCGAACGGCGCCGGCAAGACCACCTCGTTCTACATGATCGTCGGCCTGGTGCCGTCCGATGGCGGCACCATCGATATCAGCGGCGTCGACATTTCCAGCCTGCCGATCCACCGCCGCGCGCAGATGGGCCTGTCCTACCTGCCGCAGGAAGCGTCGGTGTTTCGCAAGCTGACGGTGGAAGACAATATCCGCGCCGTGCTGGAAATCCAGACAGTCGACGGCCGGCCCCTGAAAAAGGCCGAAATCGAAGAACGCCTCGACAAACTGCTGGCCGACTTGCAAATTGAAAAGCTGCGCGAAAACCAGGCGCTGTCGCTGTCGGGCGGCGAGCGGCGCCGCGTGGAAATCGCCCGCGCGCTGGCCACCGACCCGCGTTTCGTGCTGCTCGACGAACCGTTCGCCGGCGTCGATCCGATCGCCGTGATCGAAATCCAGCGCATCGTGCGGTTTTTGAAGGAACGCAATATCGGCGTGCTGATCACCGACCATAATGTGCGCGAAACGCTGGGCATCTGCGACCGCGCCTACATCATCAACCAGGGCTCGGTGCTGGCGTCGGGCCGGCCCGACGACATCATCGCCAACGAGTCGGTACGCCGGGTGTATCTGGGCGAACACTTCCGCATGTAA